In Bacteroides cellulosilyticus, the genomic stretch ACACTCGTGCAACATACCGCTACGAGTGAAAAGAACGGGTAACTGGACGTTATATTTGATACGCCCAACATACACACCATTGAAATGGCCACAATAACCAAAGAACGCATATACACCATCCGGCTATAACGACCGATACTGAAAGGTATCTGCCTACGCAATACTATCAGCTCAAGATAGTTGCACAAGATATTTACAAAGAAACAAACGACATAGCAAGCATAAGGTGGGAACCCTAAAATATAGGCTGTATAGCTAAGGGGCAAATTGAGCAAAATACTGGCTCCACCCGCATAGAGATTGAGCCACTTGATATTACCCGATGCATGCACAGCTAGCACAACGGGCCGTGCAAACGCTCTAACCATATTACAAAGCATCAGACAGCGAATGAATATAGCGCTATATTCCGGTACTTCTTTTAACCACAACCCCAAAACATAATCGATCTTCAAGAATAACGGTAGCGAAATTGTACAAAACATCAAGAATGAGTATTTCGAAGAGCCACGCACCAGACTCATCATCTTTTCAGTTTCACCTAAACTGAAAAGTTTGGTTATCTGTGGACCTACAGCCACCATAAAATTGTTAGAAAACTGCCTAACAGCCATTTCCACCTGTAAAGCAATACCTCGTGCTGCATTGACTACAACCCCGAAGAAGAAGTTAATCATCAGGTTAATACCTTGTGCGTATCCAGTAACACAAATTGTCCCCATGACGTCCCACAAAGAAAAACGAAGCATAGACTTGTAGTAATGCTTTTCGTTCACTATACGCAACCTGCATTCTTTAAATTTGCGTTTACAATAGAACCGATAGAAAAATTGAAGTGATATTTGCCATCCGCATATCATAGCTCCATAAAAGAGCAAACGGTCAAAACTATCAATTGCGATAAGAAAAAGCACCATCAAAAGCTTAAAAACAGCCTCCGCTATACCTACAAAAGCATAGATATTCATTTCCTCATGCGCTATGATACAAGCACTGTAAGGTACCTGCGTCAAAGAAAGCATACAGGTTAGAACAGAAAACTGATACAACCAGTTAGCCACCACTAATCTTCCTTCGGGTACGACAAGTATATTATTAACATACCATAAGCCTATCGTTTCCGCAAGTACAAATACAATGAGAGCAATAACGGTATGAATTAAAAACGATGCACTAAAAGTCTTACCTAATCGTTCTTTATCGCCACGGCCTAATTCAAATGTAATGAATCGGGAAGAACCTGATGATAATGCGCCGTTGATGATGGCAAATATTGAGACTATACCGCCAACAACATTGTATAGTCCAT encodes the following:
- a CDS encoding lipopolysaccharide biosynthesis protein, producing the protein MEQVSSNRRIAKNTLFLYIRMLFVMAVTLYTSRLVLDALGIEDYGLYNVVGGIVSIFAIINGALSSGSSRFITFELGRGDKERLGKTFSASFLIHTVIALIVFVLAETIGLWYVNNILVVPEGRLVVANWLYQFSVLTCMLSLTQVPYSACIIAHEEMNIYAFVGIAEAVFKLLMVLFLIAIDSFDRLLFYGAMICGWQISLQFFYRFYCKRKFKECRLRIVNEKHYYKSMLRFSLWDVMGTICVTGYAQGINLMINFFFGVVVNAARGIALQVEMAVRQFSNNFMVAVGPQITKLFSLGETEKMMSLVRGSSKYSFLMFCTISLPLFLKIDYVLGLWLKEVPEYSAIFIRCLMLCNMVRAFARPVVLAVHASGNIKWLNLYAGGASILLNLPLSYTAYILGFPPYACYVVCFFVNILCNYLELIVLRRQIPFSIGRYSRMVYMRSLVIVAISMVCMLGVSNITSSYPFFSLVAVCCTSVVAMAVCTYYIGMNKEDRSKIVHYIKSKICK